DNA sequence from the Planctomycetia bacterium genome:
GCGAGGCTCATCCCGACAAGCGACTGCGCGTTTATTTTCAGGACGAATCACGCTTCGGGCAGCAAGGGACGACGACCAGCGTCTGGGCGCGACGCGGCTCGCGGCCGACGGCGATCCGGCAGACGGAGTATCAATACTTGTGGGTGCTCGGCGCGGTCTGTGCGGAAACCGGGCACGCCGAAGGGCTGCTCAGTCCGCAACTGAATACGAAGATCGTGAACCTGTTCTTGGAGCAGTTCTCACGCACGCTCGCGGCCGACGAACACGCGGCGATGATCTGGGACGGGGCCGGCTTTCACGTCAGCCGGGCGCTGCAAGTTCCGGCCAACGTCACGCTGATTCAATTGCCGCCGTACAGTCCGGAACTCAACCCGGTCGAGAACTTATGGCACTATCTGAAAAGCCACTTCTGGTCGAATCGAGCCTACGCCGACTACGAAGAACTGGAGCAAGCCGCCGTCGATGCCTGGCAAAAGGCCGTCGTCAACGCCGACCTGATGAAATCCGTCTGCGCCGCACCCTACGCAAATCGCGCTACTTCAAATTAGAACGCGTATTATTATCAGAAAGACCGGCCGCGCAGCCTGTCATTTTATTAGAACCCGAAGCTGCATAAGCACCTCGTTGACCCAAACATACTCGGGCGATCGTCCGTCATGGGAAGGAACATGAACCGTCATAACCAAGCAATCCG
Encoded proteins:
- a CDS encoding IS630 family transposase; the encoded protein is MKVLGHLPLAELERLERVEKDAAQSKRLRIVILAANGYTAPAVAMSVGLSRRICQRWLARYNEFGLAGLDDRRGAEPQSPLTPEQESLVRQRIESGPRPDDQVCSLRGVDFQRILAGEFGVLRSLSAVYHLLHRLGYSYLRPRPRHRLADPQAQEEFQAALPARLQTLSEAHPDKRLRVYFQDESRFGQQGTTTSVWARRGSRPTAIRQTEYQYLWVLGAVCAETGHAEGLLSPQLNTKIVNLFLEQFSRTLAADEHAAMIWDGAGFHVSRALQVPANVTLIQLPPYSPELNPVENLWHYLKSHFWSNRAYADYEELEQAAVDAWQKAVVNADLMKSVCAAPYANRATSN